A portion of the Pectobacterium brasiliense genome contains these proteins:
- a CDS encoding CitMHS family transporter: MLALIGVLTIATLLFFIMTKRMSPLVALIVIPVLGALAAGSGTDTAKYVVDGITKLAPMAAMFVFAIAFFGVVTDAGMFDPIIKGILRMVGTSPVKIIIGTGVLALIAHLDGNGAVTFLITIPAMLPLFNKLGMDKRILVGITALSAGVNFLPWTGPMIRAAAALNTTTHDLFIPLIPAQLCGLTFMVLMGYYWGKKEEKRLGLASGNPLAGGSPSITAEAHVKELTDAEKVLRRPKMFWVNIALVLAVIGTMVFTKISPTVAFMIALTLALMFNYPNVEMQKERINAHAKAALMMASILFAAGAFTGIMSGTGMLKAMSLSAVSFVPESFAYHIPFIVGLISMPLSLVFDPDSYYFGIMPVIAHTVDMLGVPPIQVAQASVLGQMTTGFPVSPLTPATFLLVSLAGVDLADHQKFSIPVLWAASVIMTFACVIFGVFPL; encoded by the coding sequence GACCAAACGAATGTCGCCTCTGGTGGCGCTTATCGTGATTCCGGTTCTTGGCGCGCTCGCAGCAGGCAGCGGCACCGATACCGCGAAATACGTGGTAGACGGCATCACCAAACTCGCCCCAATGGCGGCGATGTTTGTGTTTGCCATCGCCTTTTTCGGTGTCGTCACCGATGCCGGCATGTTTGATCCTATCATCAAAGGGATCTTACGCATGGTCGGCACCAGCCCGGTAAAAATCATTATCGGCACGGGCGTATTAGCACTGATCGCGCACCTGGACGGTAACGGTGCCGTCACCTTCCTGATCACCATTCCCGCAATGCTGCCGCTGTTTAATAAGCTCGGCATGGATAAGCGTATTCTGGTCGGTATTACCGCGCTCAGCGCAGGTGTTAACTTCCTGCCATGGACCGGGCCGATGATACGCGCCGCCGCCGCGTTAAACACCACCACGCACGACCTGTTTATTCCGCTTATCCCAGCACAACTTTGCGGTCTAACCTTCATGGTGCTCATGGGCTATTACTGGGGCAAGAAAGAAGAGAAGCGTCTGGGGTTAGCGTCAGGGAATCCGCTGGCTGGCGGCTCACCGTCCATCACGGCCGAAGCGCATGTGAAAGAACTGACCGATGCGGAAAAAGTATTGCGTCGTCCTAAGATGTTCTGGGTCAACATCGCGCTGGTACTTGCCGTTATCGGCACCATGGTGTTTACCAAAATTTCCCCCACGGTCGCCTTCATGATCGCGCTGACGCTAGCGCTAATGTTCAACTACCCCAATGTTGAAATGCAGAAAGAGCGCATTAATGCCCATGCCAAAGCGGCACTGATGATGGCCAGCATCCTGTTTGCTGCGGGTGCGTTCACCGGCATCATGAGCGGCACCGGTATGCTGAAAGCCATGTCGCTCTCGGCGGTCAGCTTTGTGCCGGAATCTTTTGCCTACCACATCCCGTTTATCGTCGGCCTGATCTCTATGCCGCTGAGTCTGGTGTTTGACCCTGATTCGTACTACTTCGGCATCATGCCAGTCATTGCCCACACCGTGGACATGCTGGGTGTACCACCGATTCAGGTCGCGCAGGCTTCCGTATTAGGACAGATGACCACAGGCTTCCCGGTTAGCCCGCTGACGCCAGCCACCTTCCTACTGGTCAGTCTGGCGGGTGTCGATCTCGCCGATCACCAGAAGTTCTCTATTCCTGTGCTCTGGGCCGCCAGCGTCATCATGACGTTCGCCTGCGTCATCTTCGGGGTCTTCCCCTTATAG
- a CDS encoding acyclic terpene utilization AtuA family protein: MKTIRIGSGAGYAGDRIEPAVELAQKGDIQYLIFECLAERTIAIGQKQKQQNPEKGYNELLADRMHAVLPLCLEKGIKIITNMGSANPVAAGQRVLEIAKEIGADKLKIAVVTGDDVHSVLIAQDSKLDEMGQPVSRCGKDIISANAYLGADALVEALRQGADVIIAGRVSDPSLFLSAMMYEFNWAADDWDHLGKGTCLGHLLECAGQITGGYYADPGVKDIPHLDRLGFPIAEISEDGSAVITKVEGSGGRVCVDTCKEQLLYEIHRPDSYITPDVIADFSHVTFTQDGENRVRVQGATGRAKTDTLKVSVGYQDGFIGEGEISYAGPGAVARGRLALDIVKGRFAVCQIAFQEVRYDLIGVDALHGAQRSQSSEPYEVRARVAARCTSRAQAVKVGNEVETLYTNGPAGGGGVNKAVKEILAMDSTLLSRACVTPAVDYLEIK; this comes from the coding sequence ATGAAGACAATTCGTATTGGTTCAGGCGCTGGCTATGCTGGCGATCGCATCGAACCGGCCGTAGAACTGGCTCAAAAAGGTGACATTCAATATCTGATATTTGAATGTCTGGCGGAACGCACTATCGCTATCGGCCAAAAGCAGAAGCAGCAGAACCCTGAAAAGGGCTACAACGAACTGCTGGCTGACCGCATGCACGCCGTGCTGCCGCTCTGTCTGGAAAAAGGCATCAAGATCATCACCAACATGGGCTCGGCTAACCCTGTCGCAGCCGGTCAGCGCGTATTGGAAATCGCCAAAGAGATTGGTGCAGACAAGCTAAAAATCGCCGTCGTGACTGGTGATGATGTGCACTCAGTGCTGATTGCACAGGATTCCAAGCTAGATGAGATGGGTCAGCCGGTTTCACGCTGCGGCAAAGACATTATTTCCGCGAATGCCTATCTGGGCGCGGATGCGCTGGTAGAGGCTCTGCGTCAGGGTGCAGACGTGATTATTGCCGGACGCGTTTCCGACCCGTCGCTGTTCCTGTCCGCCATGATGTATGAATTCAACTGGGCAGCCGATGACTGGGATCATCTGGGCAAAGGCACCTGCCTCGGTCACCTGCTGGAATGTGCAGGTCAAATCACTGGTGGCTACTACGCCGATCCCGGTGTTAAAGACATCCCTCATCTTGATCGTTTGGGCTTCCCAATCGCAGAGATTAGCGAAGATGGCAGCGCCGTGATTACCAAAGTTGAAGGTTCCGGTGGCCGCGTCTGCGTGGATACCTGCAAAGAACAGCTGCTGTACGAAATCCACCGCCCGGATAGCTATATCACCCCGGACGTGATTGCCGATTTCAGCCACGTCACGTTTACCCAAGACGGTGAAAACCGCGTACGCGTACAGGGTGCCACTGGACGCGCGAAAACCGACACGTTGAAAGTCTCCGTCGGCTATCAGGATGGGTTCATCGGCGAAGGCGAAATTTCTTACGCCGGTCCCGGTGCCGTCGCGCGCGGCCGTTTAGCGCTGGATATCGTCAAAGGGCGCTTTGCGGTGTGCCAGATCGCTTTTCAGGAAGTGCGCTATGACCTGATCGGTGTCGATGCCCTGCACGGTGCGCAACGGTCGCAAAGCAGCGAACCGTATGAAGTGCGCGCGCGCGTCGCAGCACGCTGCACCTCCAGAGCGCAGGCGGTCAAAGTAGGTAACGAAGTTGAAACGCTCTATACCAACGGCCCGGCAGGCGGCGGCGGTGTTAACAAAGCGGTGAAAGAAATACTGGCGATGGATTCTACCCTACTGTCTCGCGCCTGCGTCACACCAGCCGTTGATTATCTGGAGATTAAATAA
- a CDS encoding AtuA-related protein — MKLREIAHSRTGDKGNTSNISLIAYRAEDYDVLKEKITAEKVKDWFADIVTGDVVRYELPAIGALNFVMYGALGGGVTRSLALDMHGKGLSSAILDIDI; from the coding sequence ATGAAACTGCGTGAAATTGCTCATTCCCGTACCGGCGATAAAGGAAATACCTCCAATATTTCGCTGATTGCCTACCGGGCAGAAGACTATGACGTGCTGAAAGAGAAGATCACGGCCGAGAAGGTAAAGGACTGGTTTGCCGATATCGTGACAGGTGATGTGGTTCGCTATGAGCTACCCGCGATCGGCGCCCTGAACTTCGTGATGTACGGTGCACTGGGCGGTGGCGTTACACGTTCACTGGCGCTGGATATGCACGGCAAAGGATTAAGCTCGGCCATACTGGATATCGATATTTAA
- the atoD gene encoding acetate CoA-transferase subunit alpha — protein MNNKVIDASHFRSYLFDGMTIMFGGFMGVGTPKLLVDEIIKSGVSDLTLIGNDTGFVDTGVGPLIVSGQVKKLITSHIGTNPETGRRMLAGELDVELVPQGTLAERIRSGGAGLGGFLTPTGVGTIVEENKQKITINDITYLLELPIKADLAILQASISDTSGNLIYHLTARNFNPLIALAAKKVVAQCEQVIPVGQLAPECIVTPAALVDHLYLGEK, from the coding sequence ATGAATAATAAAGTCATTGATGCCAGCCATTTCCGTTCTTATTTATTTGACGGAATGACAATTATGTTCGGTGGTTTTATGGGCGTCGGAACACCGAAATTATTGGTAGATGAGATCATTAAATCCGGCGTCTCTGATTTAACCCTGATCGGAAATGATACCGGCTTTGTCGATACCGGCGTTGGGCCGTTAATTGTCAGCGGTCAGGTAAAAAAACTGATTACCTCACATATTGGTACGAACCCGGAAACCGGGCGTCGTATGCTCGCCGGTGAACTGGACGTAGAGCTGGTGCCGCAAGGAACGCTGGCAGAACGTATTCGCAGCGGCGGTGCGGGCTTAGGCGGTTTTCTGACGCCAACGGGCGTTGGGACCATTGTCGAAGAGAATAAACAAAAAATAACCATTAACGACATTACCTATTTATTAGAACTGCCCATTAAGGCCGATCTCGCCATCTTGCAGGCCAGTATTTCCGACACCAGCGGAAACCTTATTTACCATCTCACCGCCCGTAATTTTAACCCGCTCATTGCGCTCGCCGCGAAGAAAGTCGTGGCGCAATGCGAGCAGGTTATTCCGGTTGGTCAATTAGCACCGGAATGTATTGTCACCCCAGCGGCGCTGGTCGATCACCTTTATTTGGGAGAAAAATAA
- a CDS encoding 3-oxoacid CoA-transferase subunit B has protein sequence MDAKELIARRVALELKNGDVVNLGIGLPTKVANYVPHGIEVTFQSENGFLGLGAITEPDSNLVNAGGQACGMVPGAAMFDSAFSFALIRGGHVDVCVLGGLQVDEHGSLANWMVPGKMVPGMGGAMDLVVGAKKVIIALEHCAKNGDAKLLHQCTYPLTAANKVSMVVTELAVFQFIDQQMVLTEISPDITVDELRQKTEANFIVSADLTPFSIH, from the coding sequence ATGGATGCGAAAGAATTAATCGCTCGCCGCGTCGCGCTGGAGCTGAAAAACGGCGACGTGGTGAATTTGGGTATTGGTTTGCCCACCAAAGTCGCGAATTACGTACCACACGGCATTGAAGTCACCTTCCAGTCGGAAAACGGCTTTTTAGGGTTGGGAGCAATCACCGAACCGGACAGCAATCTGGTTAATGCCGGTGGCCAGGCATGCGGCATGGTGCCAGGCGCAGCCATGTTCGACAGCGCGTTTTCCTTTGCGCTAATTCGCGGCGGCCACGTCGATGTCTGCGTGCTGGGTGGCTTGCAGGTGGATGAGCACGGTAGCCTCGCCAACTGGATGGTGCCGGGGAAAATGGTGCCCGGCATGGGCGGCGCGATGGATCTGGTTGTCGGCGCGAAGAAAGTCATTATCGCCCTCGAACACTGCGCCAAAAATGGCGATGCGAAGCTATTACACCAGTGCACCTACCCACTAACCGCCGCCAATAAAGTCAGCATGGTCGTCACTGAACTGGCTGTCTTCCAGTTTATCGACCAACAAATGGTGCTGACCGAAATCAGCCCTGACATCACCGTGGACGAACTGCGCCAAAAAACCGAGGCGAACTTCATCGTGTCCGCCGATTTAACTCCCTTCAGCATCCATTAA
- a CDS encoding acetyl-CoA C-acetyltransferase — translation MNDSVVIVNAKRTAIGKFAGSLANTSAIEMASATIRDCLSTLPDTLAVDEVILGNVLQAGLGQNPAHQASQAAGLSFETPSLTVSKVCGSGLKAVVLGAQSILSGDNQVCVTGGMENMSAAPYLLEKARHGYRMGNGKLVDIMINDGLWCAFNDYHMGTTAENIAERYQLTREEQDRVALASQQKAVAAIEAGRFKAEITPLSLRNKKETRIFDRDEFPRADTTLASLAALRPAFSANGTVTAGNASGINDAAATLVLMRESEAKKQGITPLARIRSWASAGVPSEVMGLGPIPATQKALLKAGLTISDIDLIEANEAFAAQFLAVQRDLHLDPEKVNVNGGAIALGHPIGASGARILVTLVHALHSYNKTLGLATLCIGGGQGIAMIVERV, via the coding sequence ATGAACGACTCCGTTGTTATTGTTAATGCCAAGCGCACCGCAATCGGTAAATTCGCAGGCAGTCTGGCCAACACATCCGCTATCGAGATGGCGTCAGCCACCATTCGTGACTGTCTGTCGACGCTGCCGGACACGCTGGCGGTTGATGAAGTGATTCTCGGCAATGTGTTACAAGCCGGTCTGGGACAAAACCCGGCACATCAGGCGAGTCAGGCTGCCGGTCTCTCTTTTGAGACCCCCTCGCTGACCGTCAGCAAAGTCTGTGGTTCCGGCCTGAAGGCCGTCGTGCTCGGCGCGCAGTCTATTCTGTCCGGCGATAATCAGGTCTGCGTAACGGGCGGGATGGAAAACATGAGCGCTGCGCCTTACCTGCTGGAAAAAGCACGCCACGGTTACCGCATGGGGAATGGCAAGCTCGTTGACATCATGATTAACGATGGCCTGTGGTGTGCGTTTAACGATTACCACATGGGCACCACGGCGGAAAATATCGCCGAGCGCTATCAGCTTACCCGTGAAGAGCAAGATCGGGTGGCGCTGGCGTCCCAGCAGAAAGCCGTCGCCGCGATTGAGGCTGGCCGTTTCAAGGCGGAAATTACTCCGCTGTCACTGCGTAACAAGAAAGAGACGCGGATCTTCGATCGGGACGAATTCCCTCGTGCGGATACCACGCTAGCGTCGCTGGCAGCGCTACGTCCGGCATTTTCCGCGAACGGCACCGTCACCGCAGGCAATGCGTCCGGCATTAACGATGCGGCCGCGACGCTGGTGTTAATGCGTGAGTCCGAAGCGAAAAAACAGGGGATTACCCCGCTGGCACGTATCCGCAGTTGGGCGTCAGCCGGTGTACCGAGCGAGGTCATGGGGCTGGGGCCAATTCCCGCGACGCAGAAAGCGCTACTCAAAGCCGGGCTGACAATCAGCGATATCGACCTGATTGAAGCCAACGAAGCCTTTGCCGCGCAGTTTCTAGCCGTACAGCGCGATCTCCATCTCGATCCAGAAAAAGTGAACGTCAACGGCGGTGCGATTGCGTTAGGTCACCCTATCGGAGCAAGCGGCGCACGCATTCTTGTCACGCTGGTGCACGCGCTGCACAGCTACAACAAAACGCTGGGATTGGCGACGCTGTGCATAGGCGGCGGGCAAGGTATCGCGATGATCGTCGAGCGCGTTTAA
- a CDS encoding methyl-accepting chemotaxis protein has protein sequence MFKRIKVITILVILLFVLGISQFLTGALSVRALTNDREGFLVSQRSNQNVAAFTDAWIMMNQTRIAIGSIIQNMMMGNADKEAMQALLQQAKSQLAASESSYKHYLSLPNTPGLDDALSKKLEASYTAYDKLLNDIVDSLSGGLAGAAMKLSSGATPLNVAMQDAYITWRAAQNQLSDDGLQENHAAFETMLWLLGALSVVVVLVIILSWIGLQRILLHPLRTLMQHISAIAEGNLTHPIDTTGRNEMSQLAVGLHHMQQSLIRTVSLVRDSSHSIHSGASEISVGSNDLSSRTEQQAASLQETAASMEQLTSTVKQNSDNARQATLLAKNASETANKGGTVVDNVVKTMNEIADSSQKIAHITSVIDSIAFQTNILALNAAVEAARAGEQGRGFAVVAGEVRTLAQRSAQAAKEIKSLIDDSVSRTNTGSLQVKDAGDTMKEIVGAVSRVTDIMGEIASASDEQSRGIDQVGQAVNEMDRVTQQNASLVEESASAAAALEEQARYLQDAVAVFKINQSAAQEYRAESAPSLAALPRSLLPKSASAGSANANWETF, from the coding sequence ATGTTTAAACGTATTAAAGTCATTACCATCCTTGTTATCTTATTGTTTGTGTTGGGGATATCTCAATTTTTAACTGGTGCACTATCCGTTCGTGCATTGACTAATGACAGAGAGGGATTCCTGGTTTCCCAACGCTCTAACCAGAATGTAGCTGCCTTTACTGATGCATGGATTATGATGAATCAGACGCGCATCGCTATCGGTTCTATTATACAAAACATGATGATGGGGAATGCGGATAAAGAGGCTATGCAGGCTCTTTTACAGCAAGCAAAATCGCAATTGGCCGCCTCAGAGAGTAGTTATAAACACTATTTGTCTCTGCCTAATACGCCCGGGTTGGATGACGCATTATCCAAAAAACTTGAGGCGAGCTATACCGCTTACGACAAGCTACTGAATGATATTGTGGATTCGCTTTCCGGTGGGTTAGCGGGGGCGGCGATGAAATTAAGTAGCGGTGCCACGCCGCTGAACGTGGCCATGCAGGACGCCTATATTACGTGGCGGGCGGCGCAAAACCAGCTGTCAGATGACGGGCTACAGGAAAACCACGCGGCATTTGAAACGATGCTGTGGCTTCTGGGCGCACTTTCCGTCGTCGTCGTGCTGGTGATTATCCTCAGTTGGATCGGGTTGCAGCGTATTCTTTTGCATCCGCTGCGCACGCTCATGCAGCATATCAGCGCGATTGCCGAGGGCAATCTGACACATCCTATTGATACAACTGGGCGCAATGAGATGAGCCAGCTTGCGGTGGGGCTACATCATATGCAGCAGTCATTAATCCGTACCGTGAGTCTGGTGCGCGACAGCTCCCACTCCATCCATTCTGGAGCCAGTGAAATCTCGGTGGGTAGCAACGATCTGTCTTCGCGCACGGAGCAGCAGGCCGCATCGCTACAGGAAACCGCGGCTAGCATGGAGCAACTGACCTCAACGGTGAAGCAGAACTCAGACAATGCGCGTCAGGCTACGCTGCTGGCAAAAAATGCGTCGGAGACGGCCAATAAAGGCGGCACTGTCGTCGACAATGTTGTGAAGACGATGAATGAGATCGCCGACAGTTCACAAAAAATTGCTCACATTACCAGCGTGATTGATAGCATCGCCTTCCAAACTAATATTCTGGCGCTGAATGCGGCGGTAGAAGCGGCTCGAGCTGGGGAGCAAGGGCGAGGCTTTGCTGTGGTGGCGGGGGAAGTGCGAACGCTGGCACAGCGCAGTGCTCAGGCCGCCAAAGAGATCAAATCGCTGATTGATGATTCGGTTAGCCGCACCAATACCGGCTCTTTGCAGGTGAAAGACGCAGGTGACACGATGAAAGAAATCGTCGGTGCGGTGAGCCGGGTAACGGATATCATGGGGGAAATCGCCTCGGCGTCCGATGAGCAAAGTCGGGGAATCGATCAGGTTGGACAGGCGGTCAATGAAATGGATCGCGTCACCCAGCAAAACGCCTCGCTGGTGGAAGAATCCGCTTCTGCCGCAGCGGCATTGGAAGAGCAGGCCAGATATTTACAGGATGCGGTGGCGGTGTTCAAAATTAATCAATCGGCAGCACAGGAATATCGTGCCGAGAGTGCGCCGTCTCTTGCTGCATTACCGAGATCTCTGCTACCCAAATCTGCATCTGCTGGCTCGGCAAATGCGAATTGGGAAACGTTTTAA
- the ypfH gene encoding esterase has translation MNQDYVVVQQPSEANRLILLFHGVGDTAAGMAQIGRYFAAALPQAMVVSIAGPFSTGYGDGRQWFSVQGVTEENRLSRIEANLPRFIETVRHWQVQSGVSAEQTVLVGFSQGSIMSLEALKSESLLAGHIIAFSGRFAVLPEKAFADVAVHLIHGEADGVIVVGHAHAAAQRFQELGTSFTLDVAPAVGHGIDEQMLKQALAYLK, from the coding sequence GTGAATCAAGATTATGTTGTTGTTCAGCAACCCTCAGAAGCAAATCGATTAATCCTGCTGTTTCATGGCGTGGGTGATACCGCCGCAGGCATGGCACAGATTGGGCGCTATTTTGCTGCCGCCTTACCGCAGGCGATGGTAGTCAGTATTGCCGGGCCGTTCAGTACTGGCTATGGTGACGGGCGGCAGTGGTTCTCTGTTCAGGGTGTCACGGAAGAGAATCGGTTATCTCGTATTGAAGCAAACCTGCCGCGTTTTATTGAGACGGTACGCCACTGGCAGGTGCAAAGCGGCGTGAGTGCGGAACAAACCGTGCTGGTGGGCTTCTCGCAGGGCAGCATTATGTCGCTGGAAGCGTTGAAGTCTGAATCCTTGCTGGCTGGGCACATTATCGCGTTCAGCGGTCGCTTTGCTGTGCTGCCAGAAAAAGCCTTTGCTGATGTTGCAGTACACCTCATTCACGGTGAAGCGGACGGCGTGATTGTGGTTGGACATGCTCATGCTGCCGCTCAGCGTTTTCAGGAACTGGGGACGTCGTTTACGTTGGATGTTGCCCCCGCTGTCGGGCACGGCATTGATGAACAAATGCTGAAGCAGGCGCTGGCTTATCTGAAATAA
- a CDS encoding DUF1272 domain-containing protein translates to MLELRPNCEHCDCDLPPDAETYICSYECTFCPDCADTVFHHACPNCGGELVKRPVRPARCLVNDPASTIRIIKPH, encoded by the coding sequence ATGCTGGAATTGCGCCCCAACTGTGAGCACTGCGATTGTGATTTGCCGCCGGATGCCGAAACGTATATCTGCTCCTACGAATGCACGTTCTGTCCTGACTGTGCGGATACCGTGTTTCACCACGCCTGCCCGAACTGCGGCGGCGAACTGGTCAAACGGCCGGTGCGTCCGGCACGCTGTCTGGTAAACGATCCGGCTTCAACGATCCGTATTATCAAACCGCACTGA